The nucleotide sequence CTGCCTCCAAACCGGCCCGGGGCCTTTCACGGCCCTTTCGTTTTTTCCGGAGCGTCCCCCCGAAATGCGCCTTTGAGCCTTCCTTGATCGCCGCGATGCATGACCACCGTGCATCGCCTTGCCAACGATTCATCGGAGGGCCGCATGGCTCATCGCACGCACGCACCGCGCCCGGGTTCAGGGCCGGACGCTTCCTTTTCTCTTTCCGCCACCGCCGGCTTCGAGCTGCGCCACGCCAGCCTCGCGCTGCCGGGCGGGACCCTGCTGTTCGACGATCTCCACGAGACCTTCCAGCCCGGGCGCATCGGGCTGGTCGGGCGCAATGGCGCCGGCAAGTCGATGCTGCTCGACCTGCTCGCGGGCCGGCGCGAACCCACCGCTGGCGCGATCGTGCGGCCGTCGCGCTGCGTGCACGTGGCGCAGAACGCCGGCGCCGCGCCGGATGTGGACCTGGCCGCGCTCGCGGGTCTCGCACGGCCTTTCGCCGCGCTCGCGCGCATCGAGGCCGGGCAGGGCACGCCCGCCGACTTCGATGATGCCGAGGGCTGCTGGGACCTGCCCGCGCGCTTCGCGGCCGCGCTCGCCGACGCGGGCCTGCCCTTCGCCATCGATCGCCGCGTCGACAGCCTGAGCGGCGGCGAGCGCACCCGCGTCACGCTGGCCGGTGCCTTTCTCTCGGGCGCCGATGCGCTGCTGCTCGACGAGCCTAGCAACCCTCTCGATGCCGATGCGCGGCGCTGGCTGCGCGAGCGGCTCGCGGCCTGGCGCGGCGTGGTGGTGGTCGCGAGCCACGACCGCGAACTGCTCGAGGGCATGGACCGCATCGTCGAGATCACGCCGGCCGGCGGCTTGCGCGGCTGCACCGGCGGCTGGCAGGCCTACAGCGACTGGCGCGAGCGCGAGGCCGACGCCGCGCAGGCCCGGCTCGCGCATGCGCGCCACGAGCGCGACGCCGCCTTGCGCGAACTGCGCCGGCAGCACGACGCGCAGCAGCGGCGCAGCGCACGCGGCGCGGCCTGGGCGCGCGATGTGAATCTAGGCGGTCTCCACCTGGGCCGCCTCAAGGGCAATGCCGAGGCCCATGCGGGCCGCGAGCACGAGCGCCAGCGCGAGAGCCGCGCGGCGCTCGATGCCGCGGTGCGCGAGGCGGCCGCTGGCGTGGCGCCAACGTCGGCGATTGCGCTCGCATTGCCGGACTCGGTGGTTCCCGCCGGGCGCCGCGTGCTGTGGCTCGAGGGGGCGGTGCCCGCGCAGCCGGCCGGCGCGAAGCCGCTGGACCTGTGCCTGCAGGGCCCCGTGCGCATCGGCATCGGCGGCCCCAACGGCTGCGGCAAGACCAGCCTGCTGCGCATGCTCGCGGGACGGCAGGCGCCGATCGCCGGGCGTTGCGAGGCTCCGCTGCGCTCGGCATGGCTCGATCAGGACGGCGGCGCCGCGATGCCGCCCGATCGGTCGTTGCTGCAGCAGCTCGATGCGCTGCATTCCCCGCTGTCCGAAGGCGAGCTGCGCACCCGGCTCGCGCTGCTCGGGCTCGGTGCGAGCGAGGTGCTGAGGCCGCTCGCGCAACTGAGCGGCGGCGAACGGCTCAAGGCCGCGCTGGCCTGCGCGCTGTGGCGCGGCGAACCGGCCGAGATGCTGTTGCTCGACGAGCCCACGAACCATCTCGACATCGCCTCGGTGCTCGCGCTCGAGCAGGCGCTCAAGGGCTTCCCGGGCGTGCTCGTCGTGGCCTCGCACGATGCGCGCTTCCTCGACGCGCTTGCGCCGACCCATCGCCTGGCGTCCAGCGGCAACGGCTGGACGCTGCGCGAATCGGACAGCCCTTAGGCCGCAGGCAGGATCTCGCGCACCCGCTCCCAGGGCCGGCACATCAGCGTGCCGCGCGGCGACACCACGATCGGGCGCTGCAGCAGGATCGGATGCTCGACGATGAAGCCGAGGATCTGGTCGTCGCTCCACGTCGGGTCGTCGAGCTTCAGCGCGGCGTACGGTTCTTCCTTGGTGCGCAGCAGCTCGCGCGCCTTCAGGCCCATCGCGTCGGCGAGCTCGCGCAGCTTCTTCTTCGACGGCGGCGTCTTCAGGTACTCGACGATCTCGGGCTCCACGCCGCTTTCGCGGATCAACGACAGCACGTTGCGCGAGGTGCTGCAGTTGGGCTTGTGGTAGATCGTCATCGGGTAGTCGGTGGTGGCTTCTTTGCGGGTCATGGCGCGATTATCGGAAGCCGCGGCGCGACGCGCGTCACTCGCCGCGTTCCCAGCCCGGCGTGAACGGAAAGCGCTCGGCCCAGAACGCGGCCAGCCGCGGCTCGGCGTCGACGCGCTTCACCACCTCGGCCATGCGCGGCGCCTCGCGGTAGAAGCGCTCGCGCCAGGGGGTCCAGCGCGACATCACGGTCACGTAGAGGTCGAGCATGCCGATGCGCTCGCCGAGCAGGTAGGGCGAGGGCGCGGCGATCTGCGTGTCCATCAGCCGCCAGCAATGGGCCACGCGCTCGGCCGATCGCTCGAGCATCGCGGGCTGCGCCGCCTTGTCGGGCACCAGGCGCGCGGGATCGTCGCGCACCCAGAACATCGAATAGATCGCGGCCGGCAGGTAGACCATCCAGCGCAGGTACTGCGCGCGCAGCGCATCGCCGGGCGCGGGGCAGAGGCCGGCTTCGGGATGGCGGTCGCCGAGCCAGAGCAGGATCGCCGCGCTCTCGGTCATCAGCTCGCCCGAGGGCAGCACCAGCGCAGGCACCTGGCGCATCGGGTTGAGGTCGGCGATGCGCTCGCGCTCGGCATCGCCTTCCCAGGTCGCGATGTCGACCGTGTCGACCCGGTCGCCGAGACCGATCAGCGTGAGCGCCGCATGCACGGGCGTGGCGCCCGAGCCGGGCGCGCCGTAGAGCGTGTAGCGACCGGGCGCGGCGGAGGGCGATGAGGTGGGGGATGACGGGGAGGCCATCCGCCCAGACTAGCGCGCCGGGGTTCAGGCCGCCAGCAGCGTTTCGACCTCTTGCAGACCTTTCAGCGTCTTGACGCAGGCCTCGGCCACCTCGGAACCCTTGACCGCGAAATGGCGGTGGAAGTACTTGCGGTGCTCCACGTGCTCGTGGAAGTGGTGCGGCGTGAGCACGGCCGAGAAGATCGGCACGTTGGTCTCGAGCTGCAGCGACATCAGCGTGCTGACCACCGTGCTGGCCACGAACTCGTGGCGGTAGATGCCGCCGTCCACCACCAGCGCGCAGGCCACGATGCCGGCATAGCGGCCCGACAGCGCGAGCCGCTTGGCATGCAGCGGGATCTCGAAGGCACCGGGCACGTCGAAGACGTCGATGCGATCGCGCGGCACGCCCAGGCGCTCCATCTCCTCGAGGAAGGCGTCGCGCGCCTGGTGGACGATGTCGGAATGCCACTGCGCCTCGACGAAGGCGATGCGCTGGCCGCGCGGCGCGTCCGTCGCGGCGATGGCGGAAAGGGGAAGGTCGTTGATCTGACTCATGGTGTGCCTCTTCAAAAGCAGGTTTCCTGAATCAGGGCGCACGAAACCACGGAGCAGACCGCACGCTCCACGGAAGAAGCGCGCGGGCCGGCCCGCATTTCGCGCTCTCTTTCATCCGGACTGTGACCGTCGGCCCCGGAATCGCACCGGGTCTGCTGACCCCGCGGCTCGTTGCAAGCCACGGGCGCTCGCGGGCTCATGCGGCGCCTTCGGTTCGAAGAACGCCGCCATCACCGCCGGTGGGGAATTGCA is from Variovorax paradoxus and encodes:
- the arsC gene encoding arsenate reductase (glutaredoxin) (This arsenate reductase requires both glutathione and glutaredoxin to convert arsenate to arsenite, after which the efflux transporter formed by ArsA and ArsB can extrude the arsenite from the cell, providing resistance.), producing the protein MTRKEATTDYPMTIYHKPNCSTSRNVLSLIRESGVEPEIVEYLKTPPSKKKLRELADAMGLKARELLRTKEEPYAALKLDDPTWSDDQILGFIVEHPILLQRPIVVSPRGTLMCRPWERVREILPAA
- a CDS encoding glutathione S-transferase family protein, which encodes MASPSSPTSSPSAAPGRYTLYGAPGSGATPVHAALTLIGLGDRVDTVDIATWEGDAERERIADLNPMRQVPALVLPSGELMTESAAILLWLGDRHPEAGLCPAPGDALRAQYLRWMVYLPAAIYSMFWVRDDPARLVPDKAAQPAMLERSAERVAHCWRLMDTQIAAPSPYLLGERIGMLDLYVTVMSRWTPWRERFYREAPRMAEVVKRVDAEPRLAAFWAERFPFTPGWERGE
- a CDS encoding ABC-F family ATP-binding cassette domain-containing protein, which encodes MAHRTHAPRPGSGPDASFSLSATAGFELRHASLALPGGTLLFDDLHETFQPGRIGLVGRNGAGKSMLLDLLAGRREPTAGAIVRPSRCVHVAQNAGAAPDVDLAALAGLARPFAALARIEAGQGTPADFDDAEGCWDLPARFAAALADAGLPFAIDRRVDSLSGGERTRVTLAGAFLSGADALLLDEPSNPLDADARRWLRERLAAWRGVVVVASHDRELLEGMDRIVEITPAGGLRGCTGGWQAYSDWREREADAAQARLAHARHERDAALRELRRQHDAQQRRSARGAAWARDVNLGGLHLGRLKGNAEAHAGREHERQRESRAALDAAVREAAAGVAPTSAIALALPDSVVPAGRRVLWLEGAVPAQPAGAKPLDLCLQGPVRIGIGGPNGCGKTSLLRMLAGRQAPIAGRCEAPLRSAWLDQDGGAAMPPDRSLLQQLDALHSPLSEGELRTRLALLGLGASEVLRPLAQLSGGERLKAALACALWRGEPAEMLLLDEPTNHLDIASVLALEQALKGFPGVLVVASHDARFLDALAPTHRLASSGNGWTLRESDSP
- a CDS encoding 6,7-dimethyl-8-ribityllumazine synthase: MSQINDLPLSAIAATDAPRGQRIAFVEAQWHSDIVHQARDAFLEEMERLGVPRDRIDVFDVPGAFEIPLHAKRLALSGRYAGIVACALVVDGGIYRHEFVASTVVSTLMSLQLETNVPIFSAVLTPHHFHEHVEHRKYFHRHFAVKGSEVAEACVKTLKGLQEVETLLAA